A single region of the Kwoniella botswanensis chromosome 1, complete sequence genome encodes:
- a CDS encoding OPT family small oligopeptide transporter, whose amino-acid sequence MPARHQAPHPYAQALPEFDNQTTTRLDRRDSKASNWTFDGTTGRIIRSPRDQGTMRDFLPDVEDTEEIRDEQSRGVVVGQEAKHEGEDALQKSFWDPNLSNPSPQVADETLHYTHSTETPEVQEDKDQAQDEDSPHAEVRTSVHPTDDPYSPVSTIRAWFLGIIMSIVLPGINQFFIYRYPNVLVPGIVAQLVVHPLGLLLAKLPRRGRWKWVNPCDWNYKEHTLVYIMANVSAGSAYATDIIATQKFFYNQNWGWGYNLLLVLSTQMIGFSFAGVLHTILVTPASMIWPATLVNTALFNTLHSRSGPQTLRAKSNSRQVFFYITAALMFAWSFFPSYLFTALSMFDWVTWIKPTSQVINLLFGYQSGAGISLLTLDWGMMAAVGNPLATPWWVTGNVLGGFLFFIWCLGPILYYSNVFYAKYLPFSSACVFDNTASTYNVTRVVDDDATLDVLAYEGYSPVYMSLSSALSYGLNFAAITATVVHSVLFFRHQVWHHLRNPLSKSDIHARLSSVYPTVPGWWYLCLFMINLILAIMTIKVWPTGLPVWGLFVAIVLAGVMVLPIGLIQAITNMQVGLNVISEIIIGAMIPGKPIAMMIFKTYGYITTTQALGFIQDLKIAHYMHIPPRHIFLAQVIACIVGSITQLLVQVWVFENVPDVCSAKSERWWCPHTRTFFSASVLYGLIGPRRLFGSESLYKHLNWFYILGAIMPVVTWWMARRWPRVGFQYVCWPVVFSCVSLLPPYLPINFISFCIVGFITQCYVRRNYFNWWSRYNYTLSAALTCGYAICIIVIFFTLQLPKDGKIGQNIQNWWGNTVYLNTLDGKGGVASAAIHLKEGELFGSN is encoded by the exons ATGCCAGCTAGACACCAAGCCCCTCACCCTTATGCTCAAGCGTTACCAGAATTTGATAACCAGACCACAACGAGATTAGATCGTAGAGATTCAAAGGCGAGTAATTGGACGTTTGACGGTACGACTGGCAGAATTATAAGATCACCTAGGGATCAAGGGACGATGAGAGACTTCCTGCCTGATGTGGAGGACACGGAAGAGATCAGAGATGAGCAATCTAGGGGGGTAGTAGTAGGGCAAGAAGCGAAAcatgagggtgaagatgccCTTCAAAA GAGTTTCTGGGATCCCAATTtatccaacccatctccTCAAGTAGCAGACGAGACCCTCCATTACACCCACTCGACCGAGACTCCCGAAGTCCAAGAAGACAAAGATCAAGcacaagatgaagattcacCTCATGCGGAAGTGCGAACATCCGTACATCCCACCGACGATCCCTACTCGCCCGTCTCAACTATCCGAGCGTGGTTCCTAGGAATAATCATGTCAATCGTCTTACCGGGTATCAACCAATTTTtcatatatcgatatccCAATGTCCTCGTACCGGGGATAGTCGCTCAGCTGGTGGTTCATCCTTTGGGTCTTCTATTGGCTAAACTGCCCAGAAGGGGAAGGTGGAAATGGGTTAATCCTTGTGATTGGAACTACAAGGAGCATACTTTG GTCTACATAATGGCCAACGTTTCCGCTGGATCGGCCTATGCAACCGATATTATAGCTACTCAGAAATTCTTCTACAATCAAAATTGGGGATGGGGTTATAATTTACTATT AGTGCTCAGTACTCAGATGATAGGCTTCTCCTTTGCTGGGGTACTACACACGATATTGGTCACTCCAGCATCAATGATTTGGCCTGCTACCTTGGTAAATACAGCCC TGTTCAATACTCTGCATTCCCGATCCGGACCTCAAACGTTAAGAGCCAAATCGAACTCAAGACAGGTATTCTTCTACATCACCGCTGCGCTAATGTTCGCTTGGTCCTTCTTCCCGAGCTATCTTTTCACTGCTTTGAGTATG TTCGATTGGGTTACATGGATCAAGCCTACATCGCAAGTA ATCAACCTTTTATTCGGATATCAATCGGGGGCAGGGATATCGCTCCTTACCCTGGATTGGGGAATGATGGCCGCTGTTGGTAATCCCCTAGCAACTCCTTGGTGGGTTACTGGAAATGTCTTGGGAGGCTTCTTATTT TTCATATGGTGCCTGGGGCCAATCTTGTACTACTCGAACGTATTTTACGCCAAATATCTACCATTCTCCAGTGCATGTGTATTCGACAACAC GGCAAGCACGTATAACGTAACGAgagtggttgatgatgatgccaCTTTGGATGTTTTGGCTTACGAAGGGTATTCACCTGTTTATATGAGTCTC TCTTCAGCCCTATCTTACGGTCTAAATTTCGCAGC GATAACAGCCACTGTGGTACATTCTGTGCTGTTCTTCAGACATCAAG TGTGGCACCACCTCCGGAATCCACTCTCGAAATCCGATATACACGCTCGCCTATCTTCCGTATACCCCACGGTTCCAGGATGGTGGTATCTCTGCCTATTcatgatcaacctcatcctaGCAATTATGACGATCAAAGTGTGGCCCACTGGTTTACCTGTTTGGGGATTGTTTGTGGCGATCGTCCTGGCTGGAGTGATGGTCTTGCCCATTGGGCTGATACAGGCTATCACAAATATGCAAGTTGGATTAAATGTGATC AGTGAGATCATAATTGGTGCGATGATTCCTGGCAAACCAATTGccatgatgatattcaag ACTTACGGCTACATAACGACAACTCAAGCACTAGGGTTCATCCAAGATCTCAAAATCGCGCATTACATGCATATCCCTCCACGGCACATTTTTTTGGCCCAGGTGATAGCATGTATCGTAGGATCCATCACCCAGCTTCTTGTTCAAGTATGGGTTTTCGAAAACGTACCTGATGTATGCTCAGCTAAATCAGAAAGATGGTGGTGTCCCCATACAcgcaccttcttctctgcttcGGTGTTGTACGGCCTGATTGGACCCAGGAGGTTATTCGGCTCTGAAAGTTTGTACAAGCACTTAAACTGGTTTTACATCCTTGGAGCTATCATGCCTGTAGTTACGTGGTGGATGGCTAGACGATGGCCCCGAGTTGGGTTTCAATATGTTTGTTGGCCAGTGGTGTTCAGTTGCGTTTCGCTGTTACCGCCTTATTTGCCTATCAACTtcatcag CTTCTGTATAGTCGGGTTCATCACTCAATGTTACGTTCGAAGGAATTATTTCAATTGGTGGTCGAGGTA TAATTACACTTTATCAGCAGCTTTGACTTGCGGTTACGCTATATGTATAATCGTAATTTTCTTTACTCTTCAATTACCtaaagatggtaaaa TCGGACAGAACATCCAAAATTGGTGGGGGAATACGGTATATCTCAATACGCTAGATGGGAAAGGTGGTGTGGCTTCTGCTGCTATCCAtttgaaagaaggagagtTATTCGGTTCGAATTAA